Genomic segment of Paenibacillus sp. FSL R5-0623:
ATGATTATTTATCTGGCCGCTTTGCAGGAAATTCCGGAGGAACTGGTTGAGGCTGCACGGATAGATGGAGCCCGTCCTTGGCAGACGATACGCCAAGTGATCTGGCCGCTTGTGAGTCCGACTACCTTTTTACTACTAATTACCGGGCTGATTATGACGATCAAAAACTTTGGTATTATTCAGGCCATAACTCAGGGTGGGCCGGGAAACAGTACAACAGTGTTGTCACTTTTTATCTATCAGAATGCCTTCCGATATTACGAGATGGGCTACGCTGCTGCCATTAGCTGGGCACTCTTTGCCATCATTATGGTCTTCACTGTATTGCAGTGGCTTGGTCAGAAACGTTGGGTTCACTACTAGGAGAGGAGGGATCGTTATGGAGAAACAAATTGCCGCGAATGCAAAGCCCACAGCTCCACATTCACCTAAAGTTAAAGTCCGCATGGAGTCCTTGAGCCAGATTCGGAAAATCATACTGACACTTCTGATGTCCGGGTTTGCCCTGCTGATGATTATGCCGTTCATCTGGATGATCAGCACATCATTCAAATCTCCTGCGGACGTATTCACCTATCCCATCCAGTGGATACCCTCCAGCCTGAACTGGGAGCATCATATCAAGGTTTGGAGCGGGGCGGATACTTTTGCGACTTATTATCTGAACTCGTTGAAAATATCGCTAATAAGCACGATCGGAGCTGTATTTCTCTCGGCTTTTGCCGCCTATGGCTTCGCACGGATTCAATTCAAAGGTCGGGAGACGCTGTTCCTAATCTATCTCTCGATGATGATGGTGCCACCGCAGGTGCTCTTTGTCCCGAAGTTCCTGATGTTTGAATGGGTTGGCATATATAATACGCATTGGGCATTGATCCTGCCTGGAATGTTCACGATATTTGGCGTGTTTATGCTGCGGCAATTCTTCCTGTCCGTGCCTTCAGAGATCTCGGAAGCGGCGTTCATCGACGGTGCCGGTCACCTGCGCATATTCTTCAGGCTGATTCTGCCCTTGGCGAAGCCAGCGCTGGCTACCCTGGCGATCATTGATTTCTCCTGGCACTGGAATGACTATGAAAATGCGCTTGTGTTCCTCATCGACAAAGACCTATACACCGTGCCGCTCGGACTGCAGAACTTTATTCTGGAGAACAATGTGGACTATAACGGCATGATGGCCGCTGCCACGGCAGGCATTATTCCGATGATTATCGTTTTCCTCGTGGGTCAGCATTATATCATCCAGGGCGTGGCCGGAAGTGCTGTGAAGGGCTGAAGCTGCTGTTACTGTGATCCCATAAAATAACCCTTTTGCTGAACGAAGAGATTTTCGTGGCAGAAGGGTTTTCTGTTGTAAGGGAGAATTAATCCATGATCTGAGTTTATCCATTGGAGGAGATTCTTTATCGGGATTCATGAGACACTTTTAAATAAGGAAGAGGATGTCGTTGAAGCTGAGTATAATCATATTTATTGTTTTTATATTGGTTGGTGTTTCTTCGTTCTTTCTAACCTTTTTCCTAGTTGGATCTTTTTAAATTTGATTGGAGTAGTAATGGGCGTATTTACACTTGGTATGGGGTTGTTTCATGGCATGAAGCAATTTAAAAACATCGTAAAACGAATATCTTTCAAGTGCTGTTGTATCATTATTGGTATCAGCTTGATATGGATTTTTGCTCCTAAAACAGTGTCGGGTATCCAGGATATAGGTCCTTATCTCTCTCAAGATTACGAAACAGTAACAGGTAAACCGAACTACATAGGATCCATGGGCAGGAAATGGAGGGAACAAACCATCGAAATAAATCAAATGGAAGTGATTAACACTCGGGATATCGCCTGGGAAAATCGAGATAAAACACTGGAAATAAAGTATCTGCCCAGAACCAAATATGTTATGAGTATTAGAGCACTTGAGTAATAGATATATTTTCAAATATCTCTGAGTCTAATCTGAACGATCAATATCTTCTCCAATACAATAGTTTAAACTTCGTATATAATTAACAATGACATATGATGCTGTATGACTACATAACTATCGCGAGGTGCACTAGACTTATGCCAACTATCTACGACTTTACCGTAACCAGAACCAGTGGAGAGCGTTTCCCGCTCTATCAATATGAAGGAAAACCTGTGCTCATCGTAAACACGGCAAGTAAATGTAAATATACGCACCAGTTTGATGACATGCAGAAGCTGTATGACCAGTACAAGGATCAAGGGCTTCAGATTATTGGTTTCCCGTGTAACCAGTTTGCAGAGCAAGAGCCTGGAAGCAGTTCGGAAGCGGAATCGTTTTGCCAGATTAACTATGGTGTGAAATTTCCGATGTTCTCCAAACTGGATGTGAATGGAGAAGCGGCGCACCCGCTCTACGACTTTTTGAAAAGATCAGGGCCTTTTGCTGGCTTTGATGAAACAGATATACAGGCCAAACTATTGAAATTAATGGTGGCTGAGAAGGCACCGGAATGGTTACACGGCGATGCAATCAAATGGAATTTTACTAAATTCCTGATTGATGCTGGAGGCCGTGTGGTCAGACGTTTCGAACCTGTTGACTCCATCGACGAGATTCAAGAGAGTATTAAACAGCTTTTATAATTTCACTTTCATATATCCTACAGGGGCATGACACAAATCGTTTCCCTCTCCCGAACAGGAGGTGCATGGATGTGCCAAGCTTGATGCAATTTAGTGCTTCACTGGAGTATAGTTACCGTTCCACCAGCACGTTTAACCCGGGCAAGACAGATGGATTCCACTCACATCCACATTATGAGATATATTATTTTCATGATGGAGAATGTACTTACATTATAGGAGACCGGGTATATAACCTGGAGCCGGGTGATCTGGTGCTGATGCATGGCTTGACTCTTCATCGACCACATCCGAAACCCGGAAGTGCTTACGAGCGAAGCACATTGCATTTTGATCCGTCTGCCATTCGCAGCAGCCTGCATCCGGACCGTATGGCTGAGGTCTTGAGGCCATTTGAAGAACTCAGAAATTGCCGGGTCAACCTGAAGGGGGATAGCCGCTCTGAATTCGAAGCTCTATTGCATGATCTTCATCGTCTGTCTCAAAGTCAGAGCAATTTCAGGCAAGAGCGAATGAATGTCAGACTGTGTGATCTGTTGTATTTTGTAGCAGAGATCTGCCAGGGTGATGTCCAGGAGCAACTTCCCTCATCGGAGAGGGAGCGGCATGTGCAGCACATTATCCGTTATGTCGATACACATTATATGAAGGATATTGGTCTGGATGATTTGGCACTGGAATTACATCTTTCCAAGCCATATCTGGCAGGCATGTTTAAGGAAATGACAGGTTTGACGGTATTCAAATATCTCTATGACCGTCGCATCAATCAGGCGAAGCTTTTGTTTCAGTTCCAGCCTGAGATCACGGTGACAGAAGCAAGTCGATTGTCCGGTTTCAAACGCCTTTCGCATTTTAGTCGGATGTTCAAACAAAGTGTGGGATGTTCGCCTGACCTGTACCGTACCCAATTGCATCGTCAATCATAGAAGTCTTCTGTAAGCTGACCGGCTTGTCTGGTTGGCCTTTTTTGTTGATTTTCGTTCGGGGAATGCGTATCACTGTGTTTAGAGCACACGCAGAACAGGTAAAGAAAGGTAATGAAACCACAGGAGGCGATTATGAATGAAACAGCGCACACCGGACCAGAATAACAACGATACCCGTCAGGAACAATCCCGAGACAATCCTGAACAATATAAGACAGAGCACGAAAGTCTGCTTGACCGTTATGAAGAAGAACAGACTGTAGATCCAATTCCGATGGAAGATCTGAATATGGAGGCACAGGAAGAGAAGAATAAGGATCAGACCAAAAGCAACTCGTCGACCGAAGAGAAATACCGGGCGGATTATCGCAAAAAGACGGGCGAAGGATAATTCCAATTGTTGTTTTGGGCAAACTTGTTGAAATGTTTTCGGTGAATGTATATTTAGTGAAAATAAATTAGTTTGTTGACTAATGTAGGTTACTATATTATAGTTACTATGTTGGCAATTGAAAAAAAATTTTGGGAGGCGAATAAGCATGACAACTTTTTTTGATGCGTTGAAAAACAGAAGATCTTATTATGGAATCAGCAAGGAATCTACAATTTCGGATGCTAAAATCCAGGAAATCGTAGAAGAAGCAGTGAAATATACACCAACTTCCTTTAACTCACAAACATCCCGTGCCGTTGTATTGCTCGGTGAACAACATGATAAATTGTGGAATCACACAGAAGAAATTTTGCGTGAAGTGGTAGGCAATGAAGAAGCCTTCAAATCCACAGCAGAGAAAATGACTGGATTCCGCAGCGGATATGGTACGGTTCTCTTCTTCGAAGATAACAACGCGATCGCACAGCTTCAACAAAATTTTGCAGCCTATGCAGATAACTTCCCAATCTGGGCTAACCAATCCAACGGTATGTTGCAACTGGTAATCTGGACTGCTTTGGAACAAGAAGGTCTGGGTGCATCTTTGCAGCACTACAACCCGTTGATTGACGAGAAAGTGAAGCAAGAATGGAGCATTCCTGAGAACTGGAGATTGATCGCTCAGATGCCATTTGGTAAACCAACGGCAGCACCGGGTGAGAAAGAATTCCAACCCATTGAAGAGCGCGTAAAAGTACACAAGTAAATCAATTTCATAATACCTTTAGCTGCTTCAATCAAGGCTAGATATAGATCAAAACGTTTCAATTTGTCTATATATAGTTACACAAATTCATTTTAATGAGTTATGAAATTGATTGAAGTAAGCTTCGCATTTCCCAACATTTAACCACATACGGCCTCGCTTCAATTTGATACGATGATAGTTGATCGTAATCCAATGAAGCGAGGCTTTTTGATGTGAATAATAGATTAAAAGACATAACAAACCAACGGATATGGAAAATGGCTTTATGCGGGGTATTAACACTTGGATCAGTGGCTGGATACAGCTCTACCGTTCAGGCCGCAACCGTGCAGCAACAATTTCAGGATACGCGTACCAGTTATGCCAAGGATGCCATTACACATCTGGTGACCAAAGGCATTGCTGCCGGTACGTCAGAGACTACGTTTGAACCGAAAAAAGCCGTTACTCGTGCAGAGTTTGCGACGTTTGCGGTGAGATTGCTAGGTTTGAAGCCCGTTAAAAATAATATAAATCCCTATCAGGATATAAGCATGAATGCTTGGTATTACGGCAACGTTGCTGCCATGACGAATCTTTTTATTTTGGAGGGTAAGGGTCAGGGAACGTTCCAGCCTAATGCTTCCATTACGCGCGAAGAAGCGGCTGCCCTTCTTGTGCGAATGCTGAAACAACAGCCCGTAGAGACATCACTCTTATCTTCAACGTATTTTGACGCAGCGGATATCTCGGACTGGGCACGTCCTTATGTGCAGACAGTATATCAACTTGGACTAATGCGGGGAAGCGGAGGCGTGTTCCGACCACATGACCAGGTAACGCGAGAAGAAGCAGCCGTAATGCTCGATGCCATTTTACAAAAGAAAACATGGTCTGAGCAGTTACAACGTGGGGATGAACTTGGCGTTCAGATGGGCTGGCAATATAACTCCACTACCGCTGAATTCAAGAAGCAAGTGGAACAGTCTGAGGTCAATACGCTCGTCCCGCGCTGGTTTTTCCTGAACAGCAGTATGAAAGTAACAGATCACGCCGACCCGGCATTGATCTCCTGGGCATCCGCCACAGATAGACAGCTATGGCCATTGCTGGGTAATCGTTCCGATTCGGCACTTACGCATCAGATGTTATCCAGCTCAGCCAACCGAGCGGCAGTGATCTCACAGGTAGCCGCTTATGTCAAAACCTATAAACTGGACGGCATTAATGTAGACTTCGAGAATGTTGATCCTGCGGATCGTGAAGGGTTAACGGCATTTGTGACCTCTTTGACGGCTACATTGCACGCACTGGGTGCTGTGGTGTCCGTGGACGTTTCGCCAGACCTGGGTACTGATTGGACGGATGCATTTGATTATGCCAAACTGGGCGCTGTATCGGATTATATGGTGCTGATGGGATACGAGGAACACTGGAACGGTGATCCGAAAGCAGGATCAGTGGCGTCTCTTCCATGGGTGGAAAAGGCTTTGGATACCATGCTCTCCGAGGTGGTACGTGCCAAAACAATTTTGGCCCTTCCATTGTATACACGAGACTGGTCTTCCGTGAATCCAGCAACCAGCTCTTGGGACATTACACTGGCAGACCAGGGAATGCGTGCGCATGCTACGGGATCTGTAAGACGATGGGATGCAAGTCTGGTTCAATATATTATCGGGTACAACAGTAATGGTAAGCCTAGATATATTTGGGCAGAGGATAGTCGTTCGTTATCGGCCAAAGTGTTGATGAGTGAGCAACGGCAGATTGCTGGACTGGCTTACTGGTATATGGGCGGCGAAACAGCGGATGTATGGAACGCGATTTCGAATGCATCGCGATTTGAATCGTATAACTTCTAAGCAATCATGAATTTTATAGACCCAAACTCACCGTGATTCCGGCGGATGGTTTGGGTCTGTTTGTTTTGGTATAAGATAAGCAATATCAGGAATCGTTTAAGCTTGGCTGAACAGTTTAATGTATATAAGGACAAACTGTTTAATTAAATTAGATAAATGGAAGTTCAGGAGGAGAAGGAGCATGCGAGAGGTTGATTGCATAATTGTAGGTGGAGGGCTCGCAGGGCTTCAGGCAGCCATTCAGCTTGGACGTTATTCAGCTCATCAGGTGTTGGTAATTGACGCGGGAGAAGGCAGATCGACGTTATGCCGGACTTATCATAATATCCTCGGTTTCCCCGATGGGGTATCCGGTGAAGAGCTTAGAGAACGAGGCAGGATGCAGGCAGAGCGGACTGGTGTATCTTTTGAGAAAGACCGTATCGTTAAAGCAGAACGTAAGGGAGAACATATTCAATTATTCGGTACTTCCGGATCTGAATATAGGAGCAAAACCGTGTTATTGGCAACGGGGCTCACGGATAGAGTTCCGGACATTCCGGGACTAACCCCTACGCTGGGCCGAACGGTGTATGTCTGCCCTGATTGCGATGGTTATGAGATTCAGGATCAACGTACGGTACTATTGGGATCTGGCGAAGCAGGTGCCAATATGGCGATGATTTTGATTCAGCGTACGAATGATCTGTTATATATCAATCATGAGCAGGCTCCCATATCTGCTGAGCTGCATCGCAGCATGAAAGAGGCGGGCGTTCGTTATCTGGAAGCGGCTGTCCAGGAAGTGCAACAGATTGAGGATGGCCATATTACCGGTGTGCTGACCGAAGATGGACAGATCTTTGAGTCGGAGCGTGGATTTATCGCATTTGGAGGCAACCGGGTACACTATGAACTGGCGGAGCAGCTGGGAGCTGTGATTGCAGATAACAAACATGTAGAAGCTGATCCACGCAGCTTGCAGGCAGCGAATAATGTATGGATAGCAGGGGATCTGGGCCTGCACGCAGAACAAGCAACCGTTGCGATGGGTGAAGGTTCCATTGCCGCGATCTGGATTCATAAGGCGTTACAGCAGATGACCAAGGATTCACGTTGAAATGTACCTCTGGATAAGAGGCTGATTATTCAATTATTACCAAAAAGTCCTCCCAAGCCATGCGTATGGCAGGAGGACTTTTTAAGCTAACTTTTGCTATGGAGAAAAGGATTTACGCTTGTTTATCCGATGAATCCGTTGACTTGGAAGAAGACTTCTCATCCTTTGAGTCATGTGAGAAATCTTTGCGAATGTTGTCCACGATATCACCAACCACGCCTTCGATCATA
This window contains:
- a CDS encoding carbohydrate ABC transporter permease, which translates into the protein MESLSQIRKIILTLLMSGFALLMIMPFIWMISTSFKSPADVFTYPIQWIPSSLNWEHHIKVWSGADTFATYYLNSLKISLISTIGAVFLSAFAAYGFARIQFKGRETLFLIYLSMMMVPPQVLFVPKFLMFEWVGIYNTHWALILPGMFTIFGVFMLRQFFLSVPSEISEAAFIDGAGHLRIFFRLILPLAKPALATLAIIDFSWHWNDYENALVFLIDKDLYTVPLGLQNFILENNVDYNGMMAAATAGIIPMIIVFLVGQHYIIQGVAGSAVKG
- a CDS encoding glutathione peroxidase; protein product: MPTIYDFTVTRTSGERFPLYQYEGKPVLIVNTASKCKYTHQFDDMQKLYDQYKDQGLQIIGFPCNQFAEQEPGSSSEAESFCQINYGVKFPMFSKLDVNGEAAHPLYDFLKRSGPFAGFDETDIQAKLLKLMVAEKAPEWLHGDAIKWNFTKFLIDAGGRVVRRFEPVDSIDEIQESIKQLL
- a CDS encoding AraC family transcriptional regulator codes for the protein MDVPSLMQFSASLEYSYRSTSTFNPGKTDGFHSHPHYEIYYFHDGECTYIIGDRVYNLEPGDLVLMHGLTLHRPHPKPGSAYERSTLHFDPSAIRSSLHPDRMAEVLRPFEELRNCRVNLKGDSRSEFEALLHDLHRLSQSQSNFRQERMNVRLCDLLYFVAEICQGDVQEQLPSSERERHVQHIIRYVDTHYMKDIGLDDLALELHLSKPYLAGMFKEMTGLTVFKYLYDRRINQAKLLFQFQPEITVTEASRLSGFKRLSHFSRMFKQSVGCSPDLYRTQLHRQS
- a CDS encoding nitroreductase family protein; translated protein: MTTFFDALKNRRSYYGISKESTISDAKIQEIVEEAVKYTPTSFNSQTSRAVVLLGEQHDKLWNHTEEILREVVGNEEAFKSTAEKMTGFRSGYGTVLFFEDNNAIAQLQQNFAAYADNFPIWANQSNGMLQLVIWTALEQEGLGASLQHYNPLIDEKVKQEWSIPENWRLIAQMPFGKPTAAPGEKEFQPIEERVKVHK
- a CDS encoding S-layer homology domain-containing protein — protein: MNNRLKDITNQRIWKMALCGVLTLGSVAGYSSTVQAATVQQQFQDTRTSYAKDAITHLVTKGIAAGTSETTFEPKKAVTRAEFATFAVRLLGLKPVKNNINPYQDISMNAWYYGNVAAMTNLFILEGKGQGTFQPNASITREEAAALLVRMLKQQPVETSLLSSTYFDAADISDWARPYVQTVYQLGLMRGSGGVFRPHDQVTREEAAVMLDAILQKKTWSEQLQRGDELGVQMGWQYNSTTAEFKKQVEQSEVNTLVPRWFFLNSSMKVTDHADPALISWASATDRQLWPLLGNRSDSALTHQMLSSSANRAAVISQVAAYVKTYKLDGINVDFENVDPADREGLTAFVTSLTATLHALGAVVSVDVSPDLGTDWTDAFDYAKLGAVSDYMVLMGYEEHWNGDPKAGSVASLPWVEKALDTMLSEVVRAKTILALPLYTRDWSSVNPATSSWDITLADQGMRAHATGSVRRWDASLVQYIIGYNSNGKPRYIWAEDSRSLSAKVLMSEQRQIAGLAYWYMGGETADVWNAISNASRFESYNF
- a CDS encoding NAD(P)/FAD-dependent oxidoreductase, translating into MREVDCIIVGGGLAGLQAAIQLGRYSAHQVLVIDAGEGRSTLCRTYHNILGFPDGVSGEELRERGRMQAERTGVSFEKDRIVKAERKGEHIQLFGTSGSEYRSKTVLLATGLTDRVPDIPGLTPTLGRTVYVCPDCDGYEIQDQRTVLLGSGEAGANMAMILIQRTNDLLYINHEQAPISAELHRSMKEAGVRYLEAAVQEVQQIEDGHITGVLTEDGQIFESERGFIAFGGNRVHYELAEQLGAVIADNKHVEADPRSLQAANNVWIAGDLGLHAEQATVAMGEGSIAAIWIHKALQQMTKDSR